From one Magnolia sinica isolate HGM2019 chromosome 18, MsV1, whole genome shotgun sequence genomic stretch:
- the LOC131233972 gene encoding uncharacterized protein LOC131233972 has translation MIHFCTCSGGSASILEQTRKREVTESCKNCGGKPLVDGRGGLPGSMLSTVGIELTRVIDPELNWKTVSKSNKRGARRARASLTASNKKKHVAGSLKRSEDPIDKDLKGVEDMPVSESEKHLQSPWISYMCC, from the exons ATG ATTCATTTCTGCACTTGTTCTGGAGGGTCTGCCTCTATTCTTGAACAAACTAGAAAAAGAGAAGTGACAGAGTCTTGCAAGAATTGTGGTGGGAAACCACTAGTTGATGGGAGGGGAGGTCTACCAGGGAGCATGCTGAGCACCGTGGGTATTGAACTTACTAGAGTCATTGACCCAGAATTGAACTGGAAGACGGTTTCAAAAAGTAACAAGAGGGGCGCAAGGCGAGCGAGGGCCTCATTGACTGCTAGCAATAAAAAGAAGCATGTTGCAGGGAGCTTGAAACGAAGTGAAGACCCAATTGATAAGGACCTGAAGGGGGTAGAGGACATGCCAGTCTCTGAATCTGAAAAG CATCTGCAAAGCCCATGGATTAGTTATATGTGCTGCTGA
- the LOC131233971 gene encoding uncharacterized protein LOC131233971, with protein sequence MTTGSLSPEKSTDMSLDTSVEENGAVGRVQSSSRDDRSHWDLNTVMDAWESPCDDPIVKANPEADIHEDGMHEEEEVRNFEHHQVQECGDTEDTRKMTVQHKVGTTVSNAVQEDACGFAESKLQDKHDFPCDSSVADVIPDNSGKASPSVPEFHEPVGEEQQLDSSAGSDSITCSQEKVLSCEIAKAPNSTADAAEETKHHQDQTSLNVETVHPPPIEHPPETGGFAEENADARCANIVCASEGEITSSHAVATGDISGDHTAHMCESYPVAVHITGNTMSKDNREATPVDDVGNLSGDRCMTDAPTGEAIHPKSPQIEKGSFEIDGYSTAAHSAEPTSAIPVDRNVSMTVDGMGIPIVEPEPSHDGSCNTTDQSKDSDAVGSCHSEPCEELSAANACVNQDTPVADVKTQDDRVSLVADGKMSVADMDSPAHKDSVHNSASATLAVTDAQLLVGSMVSPEAQRTNEGDHANISGEVALEDSFDGDYDSDGSQNDPDNAIVVETVSEHQADDDSQYEDGEFRESFVHSWEDDAGEEGEAERVDYGSDNIDTDAFEVAADYGASAPLQGESDECKKEASTELDRVPQEGDLIADENKQEAKHLSARRASLKTYVSAIDSGKRRALKVMRKVSTGQFVRKDGNETLEMNGKVVADLGASSENVIRDDEFGTKGDATKESSHSALLRMKSTGWDQLPEVCKSSREAATDLGDHSIVRNPPGALLDSTDAGESLRRVVGSTSNRELSSRIEGPKSSDVTFRKDKIYVQGSRSHDLDDSNLRGERDAGPGRSIGRGGSSGHLRGRGRGSDHWLDSSGGHWGHKRHHSPGYYDSGDFAPPGPKNAAAAAAAKLESSGFLVAPNGTVVKSGSVGPTGRVHRRLANASSQGTHHSLTGRGSPTDRDGALRFGMPVRHGLIREMSPERSISAGRGRSGRYRTRVFATGQRERYNGHMPDDDIDSSLPMQYPVARRERSFSPIPRRAFHLSRSHTKSRSRSRTRSPHMWTSPRGRSGGINGGPGFRRHSRSPPNFRPEVRMERIRSPDRRPRFAAHMVGFVSASRSHGSPPHPSRWVDDRKDAPDHFREHEYKRSSASERSPPGRVFSRSHRFDIMGSPGRLKPDEYYRTMHSGRFPEFVVGRGPRHDGSDDDRRKHGERYGMVQSVRHYDMDGDVKRFRYDVGDGFRTHHSRTKNVSEFHGRGSPPRDYGRDIDSRLGNAPRRAREERGHFRYDRDGKQNASFKTFGMRECDEDATPRRRRPS encoded by the exons ATGACAACAGGCTCCCTTTCACCAGAGAAATCGACAGATATGTCACTGGATACTTCTGTTGAAGAGAATGGAGCAGTGGGAAGGGTCCAGTCTTCTTCACGGGATGATAGGTCACACTGGGACTTGAATACTGTGATGGACGCATGGGAAAGTCCTTGTGACGATCCCATTGTTAAGGCAAATCCAGAAGCTGATATCCATGAAGATGGTATGCATGAGGAAGAGGAGGTCAGGAATTTTGAGCATCATCAGGTGCAGGAGTGTGGAGATACTGAAGACACCAGGAAAATGACAGTGCAGCATAAGGTTGGCACAACAGTTTCTAATGCTGTACAAGAGGATGCTTGTGGCTTTGCAGAGTCCAAATTGCAAGATAAACATGATTTTCCTTGTGATAGCTCAGTTGCAGATGTCATACCTGACAACAGTGGCAAAGCATCCCCTTCAGTTCCTGAATTTCATGAACCAGTAGGAGAGGAGCAGCAGTTAGATTCTTCGGCAGGATCCGACAGCATTACCTGCTCCCAAGAGAAGGTACTCTCTTGTGAGATCGCAAAAGCCCCGAATAGCACTGCAGATGCAGCTGAAGAAACAAAACATCATCAAGACCAAACCAGCCTCAATGTTGAAACTGTTCATCCTCCTCCCATTGAACATCCACCAGAAACTGGAGGTTTTGCAGAGGAAAATGCTGATGCCCGGTGTGCGAATATTGTCTGTGCAAGTGAAGGTGAAATCACATCTTCTCATGCAGTTGCCACTGGGGATATATCTGGTGATCATACTGCCCATATGTGCGAATCATATCCTGTAGCAGTTCATATTACCGGCAATACAATGTCCAAGGATAATAGAGAGGCAACTCCTGTAGATGATGTTGGTAACCTTTCTGGAGACCGATGTATGACTGATGCTCCAACAGGCGAAGCTATTCATCCTAAGAGCCCTCAGATTGAGAAGGGTTCCTTCGAAATTGATGGTTATTCGACCGCTGCTCATAGTGCAGAACCAACTTCTGCTATACCGGTCGATAGGAATGTCTCCATGACTGTGGATGGCATGGGCATTCCAATAGTAGAACCTGAGCCCTCACATGATGGCTCTTGCAATACTACAGATCAATCAAAAGATTCTGATGCAGTGGGTTCCTGCCATTCGGAACCATGTGAAGAATTGTCTGCTGCAAATGCATGTGTCAACCAAGACACACCGGTTGCAGATGTGAAGACGCAAGATGACAGAGTCTCTCTCGTTGCTGATGGAAAAATGAGTGTCGCTGATATGGATTCACCTGCACATAAGGATTCCGTGCATAATTCAGCAAGTGCAACTCTGGCAGTCACTGATGCTCAACTGCTTGTTGGCAGTATGGTATCTCCTGAAGCACAAAGAACAAATGAAGGTGATCATGCAAACATCTCTGGTGAAGTTGCTTTGGAGGATTCTTTTGATGGTGATTATGATTCAGATGGTTCTCAAAATGATCCTGATAATGCTATTGTCGTGGAAACGGTTAGTGAGCATCAGGCAGATGATGATTCTCAGTACGAGGATGGTGAATTTAGGGAATCCTTTGTACATAGCTGGGAAGATGATGCTGGTGAGGAAGGGGAAGCTGAGCGTGTGGACTATGGATCAGACAACATAGACACTGATGCTTTTGAAGTGGCTGCAGACTATGGTGCATCTGCTCCATTACAAGGTGAGAGTGATGAATGCAAGAAAGAGGCCTCAACAGAGCTTGATCGTGTTCCTCAGGAAGGAGATCTCATTGCAGATGAGAATAAGCAAGAAGCCAAACATCTCTCCGCTCGGCGAGCCTCATTAAAAACTTATGTTTCAGCTATTGACTCTGGTAAGAGAAGGGCATTGAAGGTCATGAGGAAAGTCTCAACTGGCCAGTTTGTAAGGAAGGATGGCAATGAGACACTTGAGATGAATGGGAAAGTTGTGGCAGATTTGGGTGCAAGTAGTGAAAATGTAATCCGAGATGATGAATTTGGTACCAAAGGTGATGCTACCAAGGAGTCGAGCCATTCTGCGCTTTTGAGGATGAAGTCGACAGGATGGGATCAGTTGCCTGAAGTTTGCAAGAGTTCAAGGGAAGCAGCTACAGATCTTGGAGATCACAGCATAGTGAGGAATCCTCCTGGTGCTCTTTTGGATTCAACCGATGCTGGGGAATCTTTGAGAAGGGTGGTTGGATCAACGTCGAACAGGGAGCTTTCTTCACGTATTGAGGGACCAAAATCCTCTGACGTGACATTTAGGAAAGATAAAATATATGTGCAAGGAAGCAG ATCACATGACCTTGATGATTCTAACCTGAGAGGTGAAAGGGATGCTGGCCCAGGTAGATCCATTGGAAGGGGCGGATCCTCTGGGCATTTGCGTGGTAGAGGCAGAGGCAGTGACCATTGGTTGGATTCTTCAGGTGGCCATTGGGGCCACAAACGCCATCATTCACCTGGTTACTATGACTCAGGTGATTTTGCTCCCCCTGGACCAAAGAATGCGGCTGCAGCAGCTGCTGCGAAGTTAGAGAGCAGTGGCTTTTTGGTTGCTCCCAATGGCACAGTTGTAAAATCAGGCAGTGTGGGACCTACTGGTCGGGTGCACAGACGACTTGCAAATGCTTCCTCACAAGGCACACATCACTCTCTGACAGGAAGGGGATCACCAACTGACAGAGATGGTGCATTGAGATTTGGTATGCCAGTACGACATGGACTGATTAGAGAGATGAGCCCCGAAAGAAGTATTAGTGCTGGAAGGGGCAGATCCGGTAGGTACAGGACCAGAGTGTTTGCTACAGGACAGCGGGAGAGGTACAATGGGCACATGCCTGATGATGACATTGACTCTTCCTTACCTATGCAATATCCTGTGGCCAGAAGGGAGAGAAGTTTCTCTCCCATTCCAAGAAGAGCTTTTCATCTTTCTCGCTCGCACACGAAATCTCGGTCAAGATCCAGAACTCGCTCACCCCATATGTGGACATCTCCAAGGGGAAGAAGTGGTGGGATCAATGGAGGTCCTGGTTTTCGACGGCACAGCAGATctcctccaaatttcaggccagaGGTCAGAATGGAAAGGATAAGGTCACCTGATCGACGACCACGTTTTGCAGCACACATGGTAGGTTTTGTCTCAGCATCAAGAAGTCATGGTTCCCCACCACACCCATCCAGATGGGTTGACGATAGGAAGGATgcaccagatcattttagggaacatGAGTACAAGCGGTCATCGGCGTCTGAGAGGAGCCCTCCAGGAAGAGTTTTCTCGCGGAGCCACAGGTTTGATATCATGGGTTCTCCAGGAAGATTGAAGCCGGATGAATACTATAGAACCATGCATTCTGGCAGATTTCCTGAATTTGTTGTTGGTAGGGGACCTAGGCATGATGGAAGTGATGATGATAGAAGGAAACATGGCGAAAGATATGGAATGGTCCAATCAGTAAGGCATTATGATATGGACGGCGATGTGAAGCGCTTCCGGTATGATGTAGGAGATGGTTTCCGGACGCATCACTCTCGTACAAAAAATGTTTCTGAGTTCCATGGGCGAGGTAGTCCTCCAAGGGACTACGGGAGGGACATTGACAGCCGGCTTGGTAATGCACCTAGGAGGGCTAGAGAAGAGAGAGGTCATTTCAGATATGACCGAGATGGAAAGCAGAATGCCAGCTTCAAGACATTTGGAATGAGAGAATGTGATGAGGATGCAACACCTAGAAGGAGAAGACCTTCTTGA
- the LOC131233296 gene encoding uncharacterized protein LOC131233296: MGMGMGKEKPRKIWRGLKTLFFLLSMFASFLLFSAPLLIVLADALLPSAFFTAFLSPFSFQSLSSHFQHYDFWTSIIDVPLISIARSIIIICVYCMCDGPRRSRGPYMGVTTLCSLLSVVAVSLKAWVYVARINGQGATLNLQHHDLTVQESWAIHAMFMCSLLLAVGHIVVAYRTSCRERRKLLIYRIDLEAVSACNKGFPTYHKILHHARAM; the protein is encoded by the exons ATGGGTATGGGTATGGGAAAGGAGAAGCCCAGAAAGATATGGAGAGGACTGAAGACTCTCTTCTTTCTACTAAGCATGtttgcttctttccttctcttctcaGCCCCTCTTCTCATTGTTTTAGCTGATGCCCTTCTCCCTTCTGCTTTCTTCACtgcctttctctctcctttctcctttcAATCTCTCTCTTCTCATTTTCAACACTACGATTTCTGGACGTCCATCATCGATGTCCCACTCATCTCCATCGCCAGATCCATCATCATAATCT gcGTATATTGCATGTGTGATGGGCCCCGTCGTTCTCGTGGACCCTACATGGGAGTAACAACGCTGTGCTCTTTGCTATCGGTGGTAGCTGTTTCTCTAAAGGCATGGGTTTATGTGGCAAGGATCAACGGACAGGGTGCGACATTAAATCTCCAACACCATGATCTAACGGTGCAGGAGTCGTGGGCCATCCATGCCATGTTCATGTGCTCGCTATTATTAGCGGTGGGCCACATCGTAGTTGCCTACAGGACCAGCTGTCGCGAAAGACGGAAGCTCCTCATCTACAGAATCGATCTAGAAGCG